Proteins encoded by one window of Geobacter sp. DSM 9736:
- the der gene encoding ribosome biogenesis GTPase Der produces MKPIVAIVGRPNVGKSTLFNRLIGRRKAMVDDMPGVTRDRNYGEVTRFDIPFILIDTGGFEPETSDRLLQQMREQSQLAIEEADVILFVMDARDGLTPADRDVVEMLRRVDKPVFYVVNKVDGEKMEAAIGDFYMLGVDLLHPVSAEHNRGVSDLMDEVVAALPKRAAAADEESVTKIAVVGRPNVGKSSLVNRLLGYERVVANPTPGTTRDSIDTYFTCNRRRYMLIDTAGIRRKGKTVQKIEKYSVVDALRSIDRADVVLIVINAEEGVTEQDATIAGYVYEAGKGCIFVVNKWDTLSKDNSTIGMFVDKIRMSFKFLAFAPILFISAKSGQRLGKVIPEVDSVMEQYSRRISTSELNRAFSEAVTAHHAPLAHGRRVKFYFTTQVGTKPPTFVVFTNQPDGIHFSYERYLHNKLREAFGFSGTPLRLLFKGRERS; encoded by the coding sequence ATGAAACCGATAGTTGCAATAGTCGGACGTCCTAACGTCGGTAAATCCACTCTATTCAACCGGCTTATAGGACGCCGCAAAGCCATGGTGGATGATATGCCGGGTGTCACTCGTGACCGCAACTACGGTGAGGTGACACGATTCGATATTCCGTTCATTCTCATTGATACAGGCGGGTTTGAACCTGAGACAAGCGATCGTCTTCTTCAGCAGATGCGGGAGCAATCGCAGTTGGCAATTGAAGAGGCCGATGTAATCCTTTTTGTTATGGATGCGCGTGACGGGCTGACCCCTGCTGACCGGGATGTGGTGGAGATGCTTCGTCGGGTGGATAAGCCGGTGTTCTATGTCGTCAACAAGGTAGACGGCGAAAAAATGGAAGCAGCTATCGGTGACTTCTACATGTTGGGTGTCGACCTCCTTCACCCGGTCTCTGCCGAACATAACCGCGGGGTGAGCGACCTCATGGATGAAGTGGTGGCTGCCCTTCCGAAACGCGCTGCGGCTGCCGATGAGGAATCTGTTACCAAGATAGCAGTCGTAGGCCGTCCGAATGTAGGAAAATCATCATTGGTGAACCGGCTGCTCGGGTACGAGAGAGTTGTAGCCAATCCCACTCCGGGCACAACCAGGGATTCTATCGACACCTACTTTACGTGCAACCGTCGACGCTACATGCTGATCGATACCGCAGGCATCAGGCGCAAAGGGAAAACTGTTCAGAAGATCGAGAAATACAGTGTAGTCGACGCTTTGCGTTCAATAGACCGTGCGGACGTGGTTCTCATCGTCATCAATGCCGAAGAGGGCGTTACTGAGCAGGATGCCACCATTGCAGGTTATGTTTACGAGGCGGGGAAAGGGTGCATTTTCGTAGTCAACAAGTGGGATACCCTTTCCAAGGACAACAGCACCATCGGCATGTTCGTTGACAAGATTCGCATGTCTTTCAAGTTTTTAGCCTTTGCACCGATTCTTTTTATCTCAGCGAAGAGTGGGCAACGGCTGGGAAAAGTGATTCCGGAAGTGGATAGCGTTATGGAGCAATACTCCCGCCGGATTTCCACGTCGGAACTGAACAGGGCATTTTCAGAGGCTGTTACTGCACATCATGCACCACTCGCCCACGGGAGGCGCGTAAAATTTTATTTCACCACACAGGTCGGCACCAAGCCACCAACTTTCGTGGTGTTTACAAACCAGCCGGACGGAATACATTTCTCCTATGAACGTTACCTTCACAACAAGCTGCGGGAGGCTTTCGGTTTTTCAGGCACTCCACTCCGTCTTCTCTTCAAGGGACGTGAGCGTTCCTGA
- a CDS encoding response regulator, translating to MSLAGSLEDIGLGDIVQVVSLSRRSGIISLRDANREGEIVFRSGRVVRARSSDRHVAIGKILTDKGNLGAMVLQEALLAQKQEKHHEALGKLLVRRYTLSAADVEAAAQEQIERAVRALLEWKQGHFELDLFDDVGVIDGAALDPIPLLLERGFDPHHFMADEEDAHPPAEVQYAQAVNIEAAAVFTPIDFSRHIVLVDDDAAIIDVLAPYFRGKGFEVTACAKSEEALILLDDLYRNNVRPHVVIDLIMPRMDGSGILGGLELLELIHSNYPALKLAVMADYQNLEAERKVQGMGLPFLLKPRRGELNDNDACGNFGDRLFAGLELKEQETDRSGESLHDFEEPRRNTDEDIPAKVKGTADRGISLLRNVLRELNDPCLGEGITLLILRFAGEFLRRTLVFLVEDGKFRGVGQFGFDGDDASAQSVKKLCIPSGESSILADAVERRFPATVCPEDTPANRLLFSCLGGTPREIFIAPLMGEKGVVALLYGDNFPTGKPITDTDCLEIFILQAGHVVENNLERLLTETWGERI from the coding sequence ATGAGTCTTGCCGGCAGTCTCGAAGACATTGGCCTTGGCGACATCGTCCAGGTGGTATCTTTAAGCCGCAGGTCCGGAATCATTTCACTTCGGGACGCAAACCGGGAGGGTGAGATCGTATTCCGCAGCGGTCGCGTGGTGCGAGCTCGCTCCAGTGACAGGCATGTCGCGATAGGCAAAATCCTTACGGATAAGGGAAATCTCGGTGCCATGGTGCTTCAGGAGGCGCTCCTGGCACAAAAGCAGGAGAAGCATCACGAGGCGCTCGGCAAGCTTCTGGTTCGCAGATATACTCTTTCCGCCGCCGATGTTGAAGCAGCCGCACAGGAGCAGATCGAGCGGGCGGTTCGCGCCCTGCTTGAGTGGAAACAGGGTCATTTCGAGCTCGATCTGTTTGACGATGTTGGCGTAATCGATGGCGCTGCACTCGATCCGATCCCATTACTCCTGGAGCGGGGCTTCGATCCGCATCATTTCATGGCAGATGAGGAAGATGCACACCCGCCTGCAGAAGTCCAGTATGCTCAAGCCGTAAATATAGAAGCCGCTGCTGTTTTTACCCCTATAGATTTTTCACGGCACATTGTGCTCGTCGATGACGACGCTGCAATCATTGATGTTCTTGCCCCGTATTTCAGGGGTAAAGGGTTTGAGGTTACCGCATGCGCGAAGAGTGAGGAGGCTCTTATTCTCCTTGATGACCTGTATCGTAACAACGTTCGCCCCCATGTAGTGATAGACCTGATCATGCCGCGCATGGATGGTTCGGGAATTCTCGGAGGACTCGAACTGCTCGAACTGATACACAGTAACTACCCTGCTCTCAAGCTGGCAGTTATGGCTGATTATCAGAATCTGGAAGCGGAGAGGAAAGTTCAGGGGATGGGACTCCCCTTTCTGCTCAAGCCGCGGCGGGGGGAGCTTAATGACAACGACGCATGCGGAAATTTTGGCGACCGGCTCTTTGCAGGGCTGGAGCTGAAGGAGCAAGAAACGGACAGGTCGGGAGAATCACTTCACGATTTCGAGGAACCTCGGCGCAATACGGATGAGGATATCCCGGCAAAGGTAAAAGGCACTGCAGATAGGGGCATTTCACTTCTACGCAATGTGCTGCGGGAGCTTAATGACCCGTGTCTCGGAGAGGGTATAACGCTGTTGATTTTGAGATTCGCTGGGGAATTCCTCCGTCGCACTCTGGTTTTTCTGGTGGAAGACGGCAAATTCCGCGGCGTCGGTCAGTTCGGGTTTGATGGCGATGATGCATCCGCCCAGTCGGTGAAGAAGTTGTGCATTCCATCCGGCGAGTCTTCAATTCTGGCCGATGCCGTAGAGAGGCGATTTCCTGCCACTGTGTGTCCGGAAGACACACCTGCAAACCGCCTCCTTTTTTCCTGCCTCGGCGGCACGCCGCGTGAAATATTTATCGCCCCTTTAATGGGTGAGAAGGGTGTTGTGGCACTTCTTTACGGCGATAACTTTCCGACGGGTAAACCCATCACGGATACCGATTGCCTGGAGATTTTCATTTTGCAGGCAGGGCATGTTGTGGAAAACAATCTTGAGCGGCTCCTCACGGAGACATGGGGGGAGAGAATATGA
- a CDS encoding PleD family two-component system response regulator produces the protein MKTILIVEDSPAMRSMLSSTIESMDGFRTVAAANGFEALRILPRERIDLILTDINMPDINGLELISFLKQNPRYEKTPLIILSTEGSEKDRTKGLSLGADEYLVKPFDPAKLQAVICRYVA, from the coding sequence ATGAAGACGATACTCATTGTAGAAGATTCCCCGGCCATGCGTTCGATGCTTTCATCTACCATCGAGTCCATGGACGGTTTCCGTACCGTTGCTGCAGCCAATGGTTTCGAGGCATTAAGGATACTGCCCCGTGAGCGGATCGACCTCATCCTGACAGACATCAACATGCCGGATATCAATGGTCTTGAACTCATCAGCTTCCTCAAGCAGAACCCACGCTACGAAAAGACCCCTCTGATCATTCTTTCCACCGAGGGGAGCGAGAAGGACCGCACGAAAGGATTGTCCCTGGGAGCAGACGAGTATCTCGTGAAGCCATTCGATCCCGCTAAGCTGCAAGCCGTAATATGCAGGTACGTCGCGTGA
- a CDS encoding chemotaxis protein CheA: protein MNDTLGKAAKDFLAEAEEIVDQLSLDLVGVGDAAEEGDYNPDIVNSIFRGAHSLKGLAGMFGFNDIAELSHNLENLLDSLRLGKVQLNGQVMTILFDSLDLLGTMVQHAGSGKGEPVDLASAIVRINDCIRSPESSGDEDQLTSLGLSDAALKSLTEYEEHRLLENIRKGKRLYSVVASFSLATFDQDLGALTETLKDMGEVISTLPSAGSGHEGIDFEILFGTDRRDDEISAVVGSQFITVRLLRAGSVKPATDLRGATPITPLPLPAPPSASVLQNFQDVPVVNDVSSGDTLSAKSMSRTVRVDIGKLDELMNIVGELVLSHSKISSLSFAMRKEGFSSFAMELGKAAKGLERKLTELQKGVMEIRMIPVGQLFEKMSRIVRKISREQGKKIDLRMFGADTELDKLIIEDISDPMMHIVRNAIDHGIEPAEDRIRLGKSEKGTIRLSSYQKGNHVVIEVEDDGRGIDLEKVRCKAFDRGLIPSMNICDKDALELIFLPGFSTSDQVSEISGRGVGMDVVKNNIAAVSGMVDIETVLYKGSKVIITLPITLAIIKALIISSAGRTYALPITSVLETIIIEPREILTIERKEVIQLREATLPLLRLDRFFEITRGSAEASESLYVVVVGAAEKRLGIVVEDLLGQQDIVIKSMGETFKGFRGISGAADLGDQRTILVLDVGGIIGEATRGSV from the coding sequence ATGAACGATACTTTGGGAAAAGCGGCAAAGGACTTCCTGGCCGAGGCGGAAGAAATAGTTGACCAGCTGAGCCTCGATCTGGTCGGCGTCGGAGATGCTGCCGAGGAGGGTGACTACAATCCTGACATCGTCAACTCCATTTTTCGTGGTGCACACTCTCTCAAAGGCCTCGCAGGGATGTTCGGTTTCAACGACATCGCAGAGTTATCTCATAACCTGGAGAATCTGCTCGATTCTCTCCGTCTTGGAAAGGTGCAGCTTAACGGGCAGGTGATGACCATCCTGTTCGACTCACTGGATCTTCTCGGCACAATGGTGCAGCATGCAGGCTCGGGAAAGGGCGAGCCCGTGGATCTGGCTTCCGCCATCGTCCGCATCAACGACTGCATCAGGTCCCCCGAGTCGTCTGGCGACGAGGATCAGCTAACGAGCCTGGGACTTTCCGATGCGGCGTTAAAGTCACTAACGGAGTATGAAGAGCATCGCCTTCTGGAAAACATCAGGAAAGGGAAAAGGCTCTATTCAGTTGTTGCTTCCTTCAGTCTCGCTACATTTGACCAGGATCTCGGAGCACTTACCGAAACCCTGAAGGATATGGGGGAGGTAATTAGTACCCTCCCCAGCGCCGGGAGTGGACATGAAGGGATCGATTTCGAGATCCTCTTCGGCACTGACCGGAGAGATGATGAGATCTCCGCTGTTGTAGGTTCGCAATTCATCACTGTACGGCTTCTTAGGGCAGGGAGTGTGAAGCCTGCCACCGATCTGCGGGGAGCCACTCCGATAACGCCGCTCCCGCTGCCTGCTCCTCCCTCGGCTTCCGTACTGCAGAATTTCCAGGATGTGCCTGTGGTAAACGATGTCTCGTCCGGAGATACGTTGTCTGCAAAGAGCATGAGCCGGACGGTGCGAGTCGACATCGGTAAGCTTGACGAACTGATGAACATCGTAGGGGAGCTTGTTCTTTCGCATTCGAAGATAAGTAGCCTGTCTTTTGCGATGCGAAAGGAAGGTTTTTCCTCCTTTGCCATGGAGCTCGGAAAAGCGGCGAAAGGGCTTGAACGAAAGCTGACTGAGCTTCAGAAGGGTGTTATGGAAATCCGAATGATACCCGTCGGGCAGCTTTTCGAAAAGATGTCGCGGATTGTGCGCAAGATTTCCCGTGAACAGGGAAAGAAGATCGATCTTCGAATGTTCGGTGCCGATACGGAATTGGACAAGCTCATTATCGAGGATATTTCAGATCCGATGATGCACATCGTCAGAAATGCCATCGATCATGGAATCGAGCCCGCGGAGGATCGTATCCGCCTTGGTAAAAGCGAGAAGGGTACGATCCGACTCTCTTCCTACCAGAAGGGAAATCATGTCGTAATAGAGGTGGAAGACGATGGGCGGGGCATCGATCTGGAAAAGGTGAGGTGCAAAGCTTTCGACAGGGGCCTGATCCCGAGTATGAACATTTGCGACAAGGACGCGTTAGAGCTCATATTCCTTCCGGGGTTCTCCACTAGTGACCAGGTTAGCGAGATATCCGGACGAGGGGTCGGTATGGATGTTGTGAAAAACAATATCGCTGCCGTGTCGGGGATGGTCGATATCGAGACGGTTCTCTACAAAGGAAGCAAGGTCATCATAACTCTTCCCATCACTCTTGCTATCATAAAGGCGCTCATCATTTCTTCTGCTGGACGGACATATGCTCTCCCGATTACATCTGTTCTTGAAACTATCATCATTGAGCCGCGGGAGATTCTGACCATAGAGCGAAAGGAAGTCATTCAACTCCGGGAAGCAACTCTGCCGCTGCTCAGGCTCGACCGTTTTTTCGAGATAACCAGAGGGAGCGCCGAGGCTTCAGAATCCTTGTATGTAGTCGTCGTGGGGGCAGCTGAGAAACGGCTGGGGATCGTTGTGGAAGACCTGCTCGGTCAGCAGGATATTGTCATTAAGTCCATGGGGGAGACGTTCAAGGGATTCCGCGGGATTTCCGGTGCCGCCGACCTTGGTGACCAGCGAACCATTCTTGTTCTCGATGTGGGAGGAATCATCGGTGAGGCTACGAGGGGAAGCGTTTAA
- a CDS encoding ExeA family protein yields MYKVFYGLNEKPFSKTPDPRFLYLSRGHREALARLQYVIEEREIALMTGDIGCGKTTLSRALMDSVGSGYHFCFVYNPRLTAIEFLRVVARSLHIANPPAAKDELLKEITDLLFRYHEDGRCPVVIIDEAQMIPDREIFDEIRLLTNFQLDHKNLLSIIVMGQPELRSILAAPVYEPFRQRIALNYHLNPLSVEETQDYLDFRIEVAGGTPGLFFPDAVQRIYELSGGVPRMINVIATNALLEGFGRDAAYIDGSIIDEMAGELLA; encoded by the coding sequence ATGTATAAAGTGTTTTACGGCCTGAATGAAAAGCCCTTCAGCAAGACCCCTGACCCCCGCTTTCTATATCTGAGCAGAGGGCATCGGGAAGCCCTCGCCCGTCTGCAGTACGTTATAGAAGAACGGGAGATAGCATTGATGACCGGTGACATAGGGTGCGGGAAAACAACGCTTTCCCGGGCACTCATGGACTCCGTAGGAAGCGGGTATCACTTCTGTTTCGTCTACAACCCTAGGCTAACAGCGATCGAGTTTCTACGTGTAGTGGCACGAAGTCTTCACATTGCCAATCCTCCGGCTGCCAAAGATGAACTGTTAAAGGAGATTACCGATCTCCTTTTCAGGTACCATGAAGATGGACGTTGTCCGGTCGTGATAATCGACGAGGCTCAGATGATTCCCGACCGGGAAATCTTCGACGAGATACGGCTCCTGACAAATTTCCAGCTGGATCACAAGAACCTGCTGAGTATCATCGTAATGGGGCAACCAGAGCTGCGGAGCATACTCGCCGCCCCGGTTTACGAGCCCTTTCGGCAGAGGATCGCACTCAACTACCATCTTAATCCCCTCTCAGTTGAAGAAACCCAGGATTACCTGGATTTCCGCATAGAAGTAGCCGGGGGAACTCCGGGACTTTTCTTTCCCGATGCGGTACAGCGAATATACGAGCTTTCGGGGGGGGTGCCGCGCATGATTAACGTCATAGCTACCAATGCGCTCCTCGAAGGCTTCGGCAGGGATGCGGCATACATCGATGGCAGCATCATCGACGAGATGGCGGGAGAGTTGTTAGCGTGA
- a CDS encoding chemotaxis protein CheW, producing the protein MNLAEIRKKAQEEKTERPSPISSERTDVTLEESVREAGRGGLPGSTLTASQRPPQSFDPLSVLLAGRMLAAVEEELPEEHAEEGVDDDFQEFLCFRVATELYAINIMEIKEIIKPREVTEVPRVPAFVSGVLSLRGIIIPVIDLHRRLGLEGTSEGPKVRVVVVKKGEEFCGVVVDEVIQVVKIAVPTIEQPPAVLDGIDRDFVQGIGRHEGRMLILLQLGNILDLTLC; encoded by the coding sequence ATGAATCTCGCGGAGATACGTAAAAAGGCGCAGGAGGAGAAGACGGAGCGACCCTCGCCGATCAGTAGTGAAAGAACTGATGTTACGCTGGAGGAAAGCGTCAGGGAAGCGGGAAGAGGAGGTCTTCCCGGATCGACTTTGACGGCTTCACAACGGCCGCCCCAGAGTTTCGACCCGCTTTCCGTTCTTCTTGCGGGAAGAATGCTGGCTGCAGTAGAGGAGGAGCTTCCGGAAGAGCATGCGGAAGAGGGGGTCGATGATGATTTTCAGGAATTCCTCTGCTTTCGCGTCGCTACCGAGCTTTATGCCATCAACATCATGGAGATCAAGGAGATCATCAAGCCGCGCGAGGTTACCGAAGTCCCTCGGGTTCCGGCGTTCGTATCGGGTGTCCTGTCACTGAGGGGTATCATAATTCCGGTGATAGACTTGCACAGGCGCCTTGGACTGGAGGGGACTTCCGAAGGGCCGAAAGTCAGAGTCGTTGTCGTCAAGAAGGGGGAAGAATTCTGCGGCGTGGTGGTGGATGAGGTAATACAGGTGGTAAAAATAGCAGTACCCACCATCGAACAGCCACCCGCGGTACTCGACGGGATCGACAGGGATTTCGTCCAGGGTATAGGCAGGCACGAGGGGCGCATGCTTATCCTGCTGCAACTTGGAAACATTCTTGACCTTACCCTCTGCTGA
- a CDS encoding response regulator transcription factor produces the protein MKRRKILIVEDEESLLRLESILLTSKGFEVIGAMDGPSALKRVVSDRPDLVLLDVMLPEMNGFEVCRQIRANPIVSQTPVVMLTAKKNGQDFEQGKECGANAYITKPFKSAKVIEIIEQILSESCSSGPGE, from the coding sequence ATGAAGAGACGCAAGATCCTGATTGTGGAGGATGAGGAAAGCCTCTTGAGGCTTGAGAGCATTCTGCTCACCTCGAAAGGATTTGAAGTGATCGGCGCAATGGATGGGCCTTCGGCACTGAAGCGGGTCGTTTCGGATCGACCTGATTTGGTCCTGCTCGACGTGATGCTTCCTGAAATGAACGGGTTTGAGGTCTGCCGGCAAATAAGAGCCAATCCAATAGTCAGTCAGACTCCAGTTGTGATGCTGACTGCGAAGAAGAACGGCCAGGATTTCGAGCAGGGGAAGGAATGCGGAGCGAATGCCTACATTACCAAGCCGTTCAAGTCGGCAAAGGTCATAGAGATAATAGAACAGATACTATCCGAAAGCTGCAGCAGCGGGCCTGGTGAGTGA
- a CDS encoding chemotaxis protein CheW produces the protein MSVEIEEIQIACFKLGEDLFGIDIMRIREIIRPQRLSSLPKAPSFVEGVINLRGTIIPVIDLHKRFDMPGLQESPHIRLLIVSLGRQLIGLVVDDVTEVIAVPVKDIKPPPQVVGGIGAEYLIGVCLAHDNLIMLLNIDQLLTAKEAGELTGIQGERPGASQ, from the coding sequence ATGAGCGTAGAAATCGAGGAAATCCAGATTGCCTGTTTCAAGCTGGGGGAAGACCTTTTCGGGATCGACATCATGCGGATCAGGGAAATCATCCGTCCGCAGCGACTGTCGAGCCTGCCAAAGGCTCCCTCCTTTGTCGAAGGCGTCATCAACCTGAGGGGAACGATCATCCCTGTAATCGATCTGCACAAGCGCTTCGATATGCCCGGTCTGCAGGAAAGCCCTCACATCAGGCTGTTGATCGTCTCACTGGGACGTCAGCTCATAGGGCTCGTCGTCGATGATGTGACGGAAGTCATCGCAGTACCCGTAAAGGATATCAAGCCTCCTCCCCAGGTTGTGGGGGGCATCGGCGCCGAGTATCTAATTGGCGTTTGCCTTGCCCATGACAACCTTATAATGCTCCTCAACATCGATCAGCTGCTGACTGCAAAAGAAGCGGGCGAGTTGACGGGTATACAGGGTGAACGCCCTGGCGCGAGCCAGTGA
- a CDS encoding HEAT repeat domain-containing protein, which yields MEQLQAIIDSQYSPDEETRCQAVICLLRYPLQQVKARLFYAMGDPSWRVRKQAVEAVCGSRFDEKLAEGIVELLRDQENAGLRNSAVEALVRIGGGAVPLLSRFVRDPDHDVRKLVVDILGGIGSPDTFPILIDALKDEDDNVRAAAAESLGKTGAEAAVPHLLQCLCTGDTVLRFTVLDALIKIGKPLPINDLLALATDPFLKKVISQCMGAAGDPQGVPFLLQGLRETRAVREAAAAALLDIRRRLSTAEAERVIDAPLHQLRGSSVVDEVLLSLDLSDEAVKERLIEFLGIIGDHRAAPRLLREAIDPALAGPCLDALSALGAPAAEFLVNAFADATPEQRRFIAHACGELRLPNSDELLLLGMQDEDPVLRHLSVTAAWKTCGARAIHDIAALTEDSVEIVRESALQAMVCLAPSALETLRFYAEAYAASEVPEKRRDAARLCAVLKDLDKLSILVKDENVEVRKSAVAALAEMGSDCIDLLLMALVDEDPDVRVAAVKVLPATGRKEVLDPLLLLLEDPDAWVRSETLIAIGKLGDETAFESIAELITMTEAPVAISALQALAEIDSRRACEKALIMLGHRDEEVVKAAMAILESGDDGWVDSYRDILLQHAHWDVRCRFATLLARLRGADALPWLESVLEHESDEQVRRHLSEVVGRLK from the coding sequence GTGGAGCAGCTACAGGCTATAATCGACAGTCAATACTCTCCAGATGAAGAGACGCGCTGCCAAGCGGTAATCTGCCTGCTTCGGTACCCATTGCAGCAGGTTAAGGCACGTCTTTTCTACGCGATGGGTGACCCTAGCTGGCGTGTCAGAAAACAGGCGGTGGAGGCTGTATGCGGCTCCCGGTTCGACGAAAAGCTTGCAGAAGGAATCGTAGAGCTTTTGAGAGACCAGGAGAATGCGGGATTACGCAATTCCGCGGTCGAGGCGCTGGTGAGAATCGGAGGAGGAGCGGTTCCGCTACTGTCGCGATTTGTACGAGATCCGGATCATGACGTAAGGAAGCTCGTTGTAGATATTCTTGGCGGCATAGGCTCACCCGATACTTTTCCTATTTTGATCGACGCCCTCAAGGATGAGGACGACAACGTCCGTGCGGCTGCAGCGGAAAGCCTCGGGAAAACGGGTGCGGAAGCTGCAGTCCCACATCTCCTGCAGTGTCTTTGCACCGGAGATACTGTTCTTCGTTTTACCGTGCTAGATGCTCTCATCAAAATCGGCAAGCCTTTGCCCATTAACGACTTGCTTGCGCTGGCAACGGATCCCTTTCTCAAGAAGGTAATTTCCCAATGTATGGGGGCTGCAGGAGATCCTCAAGGAGTCCCGTTCCTGCTGCAGGGGCTCCGCGAAACGCGGGCGGTCAGGGAAGCGGCAGCGGCTGCGCTTCTCGATATCAGGCGACGGCTGTCGACAGCGGAGGCGGAGCGGGTCATCGATGCTCCGCTGCATCAACTGCGGGGATCTTCGGTAGTTGATGAGGTTCTGCTTTCGCTGGATTTGAGCGATGAAGCGGTTAAGGAACGGCTGATCGAGTTCCTGGGTATCATCGGCGATCATCGTGCCGCTCCCCGGCTTCTGAGGGAAGCTATAGACCCAGCCCTGGCAGGACCTTGTCTTGATGCTTTATCGGCACTTGGAGCCCCGGCGGCAGAGTTCCTCGTCAATGCTTTTGCCGATGCCACTCCAGAGCAGCGACGTTTTATCGCACACGCCTGTGGAGAGCTTCGTTTGCCCAACTCTGACGAGTTATTGTTACTCGGTATGCAGGACGAGGATCCGGTGCTAAGGCACCTTTCAGTCACTGCGGCTTGGAAGACCTGCGGAGCCCGTGCCATACATGATATTGCTGCCCTGACGGAAGATTCGGTGGAGATTGTCCGGGAATCGGCTCTGCAGGCTATGGTGTGTCTTGCTCCCTCTGCTCTAGAAACGTTGAGGTTCTATGCAGAAGCCTATGCTGCTTCGGAGGTGCCGGAGAAACGAAGGGATGCTGCCAGGCTTTGTGCGGTTCTGAAGGATTTGGATAAACTTTCGATCCTGGTAAAGGATGAAAATGTAGAGGTCCGTAAGTCCGCCGTGGCTGCTCTGGCCGAGATGGGTTCCGATTGCATCGATCTTCTTCTCATGGCTCTTGTGGACGAGGATCCGGACGTGCGGGTGGCTGCGGTAAAGGTCCTTCCTGCGACAGGACGCAAAGAGGTTCTAGATCCGCTGCTTCTCCTGTTGGAGGACCCGGACGCCTGGGTCAGGAGCGAGACCCTCATAGCCATTGGAAAGCTTGGGGACGAGACGGCATTCGAGAGCATCGCTGAGCTGATAACCATGACTGAAGCGCCGGTAGCCATCTCCGCTTTGCAGGCTTTAGCTGAAATCGACAGCCGCCGCGCCTGCGAGAAAGCACTGATAATGCTCGGTCATCGGGATGAGGAGGTTGTAAAGGCTGCAATGGCTATCCTCGAGTCTGGTGACGATGGGTGGGTGGATTCCTATCGGGACATCCTCCTGCAGCACGCCCACTGGGATGTGCGGTGCAGATTCGCTACCCTCCTGGCTCGACTTCGCGGAGCTGATGCGCTGCCCTGGCTGGAATCCGTACTGGAACATGAATCGGACGAGCAGGTCAGGCGGCATTTGTCCGAAGTAGTGGGGCGCCTGAAATGA
- a CDS encoding protein-glutamate O-methyltransferase CheR produces MTDEEFRLIRDVIHDHSGLFFDFDFKYLLEKRLSKRLISLQLNNFTEYYRFLKYGRTREQELSDTMDILTTNETYFFREAFQLKAFTEEILPDVRSRKEKKGDRSLRIWSAGCSTGEEPYTIAILLLEMGCFDNWRIEVIGTDISNRVLQHARKGIYGRYSFRTTEGRYIDRYFTKGEDSNFEVCDKVKGLVTISHLNLVDHSRLALLGTMDVVFCRNVIIYFDIESKKKVIDSFYKALSPNGYLLLGHSESLMNITTSFALKHLQNDLVYQKPETRGGVCR; encoded by the coding sequence ATGACTGATGAAGAGTTTCGCCTTATCCGCGATGTAATACATGACCACAGCGGGCTTTTCTTCGATTTCGATTTCAAGTATCTGCTTGAGAAACGGCTCAGCAAGCGTTTGATCTCCCTCCAGCTGAACAACTTCACCGAATACTACCGTTTCCTCAAGTATGGCAGGACGAGAGAACAGGAACTGTCCGACACAATGGACATCCTGACCACCAATGAGACTTACTTTTTCCGTGAAGCGTTCCAGCTCAAGGCTTTCACCGAGGAAATCTTGCCCGATGTAAGGTCCCGGAAGGAGAAAAAGGGGGATCGGTCGCTAAGAATATGGAGTGCGGGGTGTTCTACGGGAGAAGAGCCCTATACGATAGCCATTCTTCTCCTTGAGATGGGCTGCTTCGATAACTGGCGGATCGAGGTAATCGGGACCGACATAAGCAACCGCGTGCTGCAGCATGCAAGAAAAGGTATATACGGGCGATATTCCTTCCGAACCACGGAGGGCCGCTATATCGACCGGTATTTCACGAAGGGTGAAGACAGCAATTTCGAGGTTTGCGACAAGGTGAAAGGACTTGTTACTATCAGCCATCTCAACCTCGTCGATCATAGCCGGCTGGCGCTGCTCGGTACCATGGATGTCGTATTCTGTCGTAACGTGATCATCTACTTCGACATAGAATCGAAGAAAAAGGTCATCGATTCCTTCTATAAGGCGCTTTCTCCTAACGGTTACCTCCTTCTCGGGCATTCAGAGTCACTTATGAACATAACTACTTCTTTTGCTCTGAAACACCTGCAGAATGATCTTGTCTACCAGAAACCCGAGACCCGCGGCGGAGTATGCCGATGA